The Ornithinimicrobium faecis genome includes a window with the following:
- a CDS encoding GTP pyrophosphokinase has product MTTTDVPDSERVREAVRHYVERQPALERATEGFIVLVTSALDDAGINYLTVTGRTKSVESFAGKAARMVDGRLLYPDPLEQITDQIGLRVITYVRDDVDAVAQLLSGELTVLDDRDMGQETADQGRWGYSSRHLVVAVDASRTLTPEQEALRTFTASVQVRTVLQHAWAEFEHDIRYKGTVPEAHAPDLNRRFTLAAGLLELADKEFSAIRDRLQATMPEHPGDEPDESDPRLSAQDLAKFLAGAYPDAGWSRTEHYTWISGLLLELGIASLEELAQVLAGTDSEQITARMGYRYPPAAVRRLDDALLAVYGGDYITLHGNDHRVEQLRERLTKLD; this is encoded by the coding sequence GGCAGCCCGCGTTGGAGCGGGCCACCGAGGGGTTCATCGTGCTGGTCACCTCGGCCCTGGACGATGCTGGCATCAACTATCTGACCGTCACCGGGCGCACCAAGTCCGTGGAGAGCTTCGCCGGCAAGGCCGCTCGCATGGTGGACGGCCGACTGCTCTATCCCGATCCGCTCGAGCAGATCACCGACCAGATCGGGCTGCGGGTGATCACCTATGTCCGCGACGACGTGGACGCGGTCGCGCAGCTGCTCTCGGGGGAACTGACGGTGCTCGATGACCGGGACATGGGGCAGGAGACGGCCGATCAGGGGCGTTGGGGTTATTCGAGCCGGCACCTGGTGGTCGCCGTGGACGCCAGCCGCACGCTGACCCCTGAGCAGGAGGCACTGCGCACGTTCACCGCGTCGGTGCAGGTGCGCACGGTGCTGCAGCACGCGTGGGCCGAGTTCGAGCACGACATCCGTTACAAGGGCACGGTCCCAGAGGCCCACGCTCCCGACCTGAACCGGCGCTTCACGCTGGCCGCGGGGCTGCTCGAGCTCGCAGACAAGGAGTTCTCCGCGATCCGCGACCGGTTGCAGGCCACCATGCCCGAGCACCCGGGGGACGAGCCGGACGAGAGTGACCCGCGCCTCAGCGCCCAGGACCTTGCCAAGTTCCTCGCGGGTGCCTATCCGGATGCAGGCTGGTCGCGCACCGAGCACTACACCTGGATCTCAGGGCTCCTCCTCGAGCTGGGCATCGCCTCGCTCGAGGAGCTGGCCCAGGTGCTGGCGGGCACAGACAGCGAGCAGATCACCGCCCGGATGGGCTATCGCTATCCGCCAGCAGCCGTGCGCCGGCTCGATGACGCCCTGCTGGCTGTCTACGGTGGCGACTACATCACCCTCCACGGCAACGACCATCGCGTGGAGCAGTTGCGCGAGCGGCTCACCAAACTCGACTGA
- the rpoB gene encoding DNA-directed RNA polymerase subunit beta, giving the protein MAASRTAKTTVSTARTASGRLSFAKIREPLEVPDLLALQTESFDWLLGNEDWQARVAAAKDGGKYDVPDRSGLEDIFEEISPIEDFSGSMSLSFRDHRFEEQKYSIEECKERDMTYSAPLFVTAEFINNTTGEIKSQTVFMGDFPLMTDRGTFIINGTERVVVSQLVRSPGVYFERSLDKTADKDIYSTKIIPSRGAWLEFEIDKRDQVGVRVDRKRKQSVTVLLKALGWTEAQILEEFGDYESIRATLEKDHTADQDEALLDIYRKLRPGEPPTKEAAQTLLDNLYFNPKRYDLAKVGRYKINKKLGVEAPLNESVLGVDDIVATIKYLVALHAGEDSMEIVRNGQTEELRVEVDDIDHFGNRRLRSVGELIMNQVRTGLSRMERVVRERMTTQDVEAITPQTLINIRPVVASIKEFFGTSQLSQFMDQNNPLSGLTHKRRLSALGPGGLSRDRAGMEVRDVHPSHYGRMCPIETPEGPNIGLIGSLASYGRINPFGFVETPYRKVIEGRVTDDIDYLSADEEDHFVIAQANAELTEDGTFAEERILVRTKGGEATDVPAGDVDYMDVSARQMVSAATAMIPFLEHDDANRALMGANMQRQAVPLVRAEAPLVGTGMEHRAALDSGDVVRAAKAGVVQEVSADLVTVAHDDGTYQSYKISKFTRSNQGNCYNQQAKVNQGDRVEAGDLLADGPATDGGEMALGRNLLVAFMPWEGHNYEDAIILSQRLVQDDVLSSIHIEEHEIDARDTKLGPEEITRDIPNVSDEVLADLDERGIIRIGAEVRDGDLLVGKVTPKGETELTPEERLLRAIFGEKAREVRDTSMKVPHGETGTIIGVKVFDREEGDELPPGVNQLVRVYVANKRKITDGDKLAGRHGNKGVISKILPVEDMPFMEDGTPVDIVLNPLGVPGRMNVGQILELHLGWAAAQGWEIAEGAEWANGIPADAHTAPPRSRVASPVFDGATEHEIAGLLESTTPSASGERLIGESGKARLFDGRSGEPYPEPVSVGYMYILKLHHLVDDKIHARSTGPYSMITQQPLGGKAQFGGQRFGEMEVWALEAYGAAYALQELLTIKSDDVTGRVKVYESIVKGDNVPEPGIPESFKVLIKEMQSLCLNVEVLSSDGTQIDLRESDQEVFRAAEELGIDLSRREPSSVEEV; this is encoded by the coding sequence TTGGCTGCCTCGCGCACTGCGAAGACGACTGTGTCCACCGCTCGGACGGCTTCTGGCCGTTTGAGCTTCGCCAAGATCCGGGAGCCGCTGGAGGTTCCGGATCTCTTGGCGCTCCAGACGGAGAGTTTTGACTGGTTGCTCGGAAACGAGGACTGGCAGGCTCGCGTCGCTGCCGCGAAGGACGGCGGCAAGTATGACGTCCCCGACCGCTCCGGTCTCGAGGACATCTTTGAGGAGATCTCCCCGATCGAGGACTTCTCCGGCTCCATGTCCCTGTCATTCCGGGACCACCGCTTCGAGGAGCAGAAGTACTCCATCGAGGAGTGCAAGGAGCGGGATATGACCTATTCCGCTCCGCTGTTCGTCACCGCGGAGTTCATCAACAACACCACCGGTGAGATCAAGTCCCAGACGGTCTTCATGGGCGACTTCCCGCTCATGACCGACCGGGGCACGTTCATCATCAACGGCACCGAGCGTGTCGTGGTGTCCCAGCTCGTCCGCAGCCCGGGCGTCTACTTCGAGCGCTCGCTCGACAAGACGGCCGACAAGGACATCTACTCCACCAAGATCATCCCGAGCCGGGGTGCCTGGTTGGAGTTCGAGATCGACAAGCGTGACCAGGTCGGCGTGCGCGTCGACCGCAAGCGCAAGCAGTCGGTCACGGTGCTCCTGAAGGCCCTGGGCTGGACCGAGGCCCAGATCCTCGAGGAGTTCGGCGACTACGAGTCGATCCGCGCCACCCTGGAGAAGGACCACACGGCCGACCAGGACGAGGCGCTGCTGGACATCTACCGCAAGCTGCGTCCGGGCGAGCCCCCGACCAAGGAGGCCGCGCAGACCCTGCTCGACAACCTCTACTTCAACCCCAAGCGCTATGACTTGGCCAAGGTTGGTCGCTACAAGATCAACAAGAAGCTGGGTGTCGAGGCTCCGCTGAACGAGTCCGTCCTGGGCGTCGACGACATCGTCGCCACCATCAAGTACCTCGTCGCGCTGCACGCCGGCGAGGACTCGATGGAGATCGTCCGCAACGGTCAGACCGAGGAGCTGCGCGTTGAGGTCGACGACATCGACCACTTCGGCAACCGCCGTCTGCGCTCGGTCGGCGAGCTGATCATGAACCAGGTCCGCACCGGGCTCTCGCGCATGGAGCGCGTCGTCCGCGAGCGGATGACCACCCAGGACGTCGAGGCCATCACGCCGCAGACCCTGATCAACATCCGGCCGGTCGTCGCCTCCATCAAGGAGTTCTTCGGCACCAGCCAGCTGTCGCAGTTCATGGACCAGAACAACCCGCTGTCGGGTCTGACCCACAAGCGTCGCCTGTCGGCGCTGGGCCCCGGCGGTCTGTCCCGTGACCGCGCCGGCATGGAGGTCCGTGACGTCCACCCGTCGCACTACGGCCGCATGTGCCCGATTGAGACCCCTGAGGGTCCCAACATTGGTCTGATCGGTTCGCTGGCCTCCTACGGCCGGATCAACCCGTTCGGCTTCGTGGAGACCCCCTACCGCAAGGTCATCGAGGGTCGGGTCACCGACGACATCGACTACCTGTCCGCGGACGAGGAGGACCACTTCGTCATCGCGCAGGCCAACGCCGAGCTCACCGAGGACGGCACCTTCGCCGAGGAGCGGATCCTGGTCCGCACCAAGGGCGGGGAGGCCACTGACGTCCCGGCCGGCGACGTGGACTACATGGACGTGTCCGCACGTCAGATGGTGTCCGCGGCCACCGCGATGATCCCGTTCCTGGAGCACGACGACGCCAACCGTGCGCTCATGGGCGCCAACATGCAGCGTCAGGCCGTGCCGCTGGTGCGCGCCGAGGCGCCGTTGGTCGGCACCGGCATGGAGCACCGCGCGGCGCTCGACTCCGGTGACGTGGTGCGTGCCGCCAAGGCGGGCGTGGTCCAGGAGGTCTCGGCCGACCTGGTCACCGTCGCCCACGACGACGGCACCTACCAGTCCTACAAGATCTCCAAGTTCACCCGGTCCAACCAGGGCAACTGCTACAACCAGCAGGCCAAGGTCAACCAGGGTGACCGCGTCGAGGCCGGCGACCTGCTGGCCGACGGTCCCGCGACCGACGGCGGCGAGATGGCACTGGGGCGCAACCTGCTCGTGGCGTTCATGCCGTGGGAGGGCCACAACTACGAGGACGCGATCATCCTCTCCCAGCGTCTGGTGCAGGACGATGTCCTCTCCTCGATCCACATCGAGGAGCACGAGATCGACGCCCGCGACACCAAGCTGGGGCCGGAGGAGATCACCCGGGACATCCCGAACGTCTCCGACGAGGTGCTGGCCGACCTGGACGAGCGCGGCATCATCCGCATCGGTGCCGAGGTCCGCGACGGCGACCTGCTGGTCGGCAAGGTCACGCCCAAGGGTGAGACCGAGCTGACCCCGGAGGAGCGCCTGCTGCGCGCCATCTTCGGTGAGAAGGCCCGTGAGGTCCGCGACACCTCGATGAAGGTCCCGCACGGCGAGACCGGCACGATCATCGGCGTCAAGGTCTTCGACCGCGAGGAGGGCGACGAGCTCCCCCCGGGCGTCAACCAGCTGGTGCGCGTCTATGTCGCCAACAAGCGCAAGATCACCGATGGTGACAAGCTCGCTGGCCGCCACGGCAACAAGGGCGTCATCTCCAAGATCCTGCCCGTCGAGGACATGCCGTTCATGGAGGACGGCACGCCCGTCGACATCGTGCTCAACCCGCTGGGTGTGCCCGGCCGGATGAACGTCGGTCAGATCCTGGAGCTGCACCTCGGCTGGGCCGCGGCGCAGGGCTGGGAGATCGCCGAGGGCGCCGAGTGGGCCAACGGCATCCCCGCCGACGCGCACACTGCCCCGCCGCGCAGCCGCGTGGCCAGCCCGGTGTTCGACGGTGCGACCGAGCACGAGATCGCCGGCCTGCTGGAGTCGACCACCCCGTCGGCTTCTGGCGAGCGTCTGATCGGTGAGTCCGGCAAGGCCCGTCTGTTCGACGGTCGTTCCGGCGAGCCCTACCCCGAGCCGGTCTCGGTGGGCTACATGTACATCCTGAAGCTGCACCACCTCGTGGATGACAAGATCCACGCGCGCAGCACTGGTCCGTACTCCATGATCACGCAGCAGCCGCTGGGTGGTAAGGCGCAGTTCGGTGGTCAGCGTTTCGGCGAGATGGAGGTCTGGGCCCTGGAGGCCTATGGCGCCGCCTACGCCCTGCAGGAGCTGCTCACCATCAAGTCCGATGACGTGACGGGCCGCGTGAAGGTCTACGAGTCCATCGTCAAGGGCGACAACGTCCCGGAGCCGGGCATCCCCGAGTCCTTCAAGGTGCTCATCAAGGAGATGCAGTCGCTCTGCCTGAACGTTGAGGTCCTGTCCTCAGACGGCACGCAGATCGACCTGCGCGAGTCCGACCAGGAGGTCTTCCGCGCAGCGGAGGAGCTCGGGATCGACCTCTCGCGCCGCGAGCCCAGCTCCGTCGAAGAGGTATGA
- a CDS encoding DNA-directed RNA polymerase subunit beta', which yields MLDVNFFDELRIGLATAEQIRRWSHGEVKKPETINYRTLKPEKDGLFCEKIFGPTRDWECYCGKYKRVRFKGIICERCGVEVTRAGVRRERMGHIELAAPVTHIWYFKGVPSRLGYLLDLAPKDLEKVIYFAAYMITSVDEDGRHQALPSLEAEIDSERKVLEDRRDADVNTRAVKLEADLAELEAEGAKADARRKVKDGAEREMNQIRRRADQQVERLDQVWDRFKNLKVQDLEGDEILYREMRDRFGMYFEGGMGAAALQKRLQNFDLEAEVELLREIIATGKGQKKTRAIKRLKVVTSFLTTDNNPDGMVLDCVPVIPPDLRPMVQLDGGRFATSDLNDLYRRVINRNNRLKRLLDLGAPEIIVNNEKRMLQEAVDSLFDNGRRGRAVTGPGNRPLKSLSDMLKGKQGRFRQNLLGKRVDYSGRSVIVVGPQLKLHQCGLPKQMALELFKPFVMKRLVDLDHAQNIKSAKRMVERGRSVVWDVLEEVITDHPVLLNRAPTLHRLGIQAFEPQLVEGKAIQIHPLVCTAFNADFDGDQMAVHLPLSAEAQAEARILMLSSNNILKPADGRPVTMPTQDMIIGLFHLTSETFGTPEVAEDGGPVRSFTSIAEARMAYDAGAIEIGTPIRLRVRDTAAPLGHELPEGNEVTEDGIASEFIVNTTLGRAIFNNALPPNYPFVNDVVDKKRLSSIVNDLAERYTKVQVAASLDSLKDTGFHWATRSGTTVAISDVMTPPRKAEILESYDAKAAKVQTQYERGLITDDERRQELIEIWTQATNEVAKELETTMPKDNTIYRMVTSGARGNWFQLRQIAGMRGLMANPKGEIIPRPIKSNFREGLSVLEFFISTHGARKGLADTALRTADSGYLTRRLVDVSQDVIIREDDCGTDRGFLMPIGVQTPSGDLREHDDVETAVYARTLAQDVEHDGTVLAEAGIDLGDVVIDALVAAGVAEVKVRSVLTCESLVGTCAKCYGRSLATGKLVDIGEAVGIIAAQSIGEPGTQLTMRTFHTGGVAGDDITQGLPRVVELFEARTPKAVAPIAEATGRVQIEDTDKSRRILLVPDDGSEEHAYPVTKRQRLLVADGEHVEVGRQLVQGAIDPKQVLRILGPRAAQQHLVDEVQKVYRQQGVSIHDKHIEVIVRQMLRRITIIEAGDAQLLPGELVERGRFETENRRVVSESGKPASGRPELMGITKASLATDSWLSAASFQETTRVLTEAAMQAKSDPLLGLKENVILGKLIPAGTGLPRYRNLTVEPTEEAKAAAYAVPDYDQFEYPAFGPGSGEAVRLDDLSVGDDRF from the coding sequence GTGCTCGACGTCAACTTTTTCGACGAGTTGCGGATTGGCCTGGCCACGGCGGAGCAGATCCGTCGCTGGAGCCACGGCGAAGTCAAGAAGCCCGAGACCATTAACTACCGCACCCTGAAGCCGGAGAAGGACGGGCTCTTCTGCGAGAAGATCTTCGGTCCGACCCGTGACTGGGAGTGCTACTGCGGCAAGTACAAGCGCGTCCGTTTCAAGGGCATCATCTGTGAGCGCTGCGGCGTTGAGGTGACCCGCGCCGGTGTGCGTCGCGAGCGGATGGGCCACATCGAGCTCGCCGCTCCGGTGACCCACATCTGGTACTTCAAGGGTGTCCCCAGCCGTCTGGGCTACCTGCTCGACCTGGCCCCGAAGGACCTCGAGAAGGTCATCTACTTCGCGGCCTACATGATCACGTCCGTGGACGAGGACGGCCGCCACCAGGCGCTGCCCTCGCTCGAGGCCGAGATCGACTCCGAGCGCAAGGTGCTCGAGGACCGTCGTGACGCCGACGTCAACACCCGCGCCGTCAAGCTCGAGGCCGACCTGGCCGAGCTCGAGGCCGAGGGTGCCAAGGCCGACGCCCGGCGCAAGGTCAAGGACGGCGCCGAGCGGGAGATGAACCAGATCCGTCGTCGCGCGGACCAGCAGGTCGAGCGCCTCGACCAGGTCTGGGACCGGTTCAAGAACCTCAAGGTCCAGGACCTCGAGGGTGACGAGATCCTCTACCGCGAGATGCGTGACCGGTTCGGCATGTACTTCGAGGGCGGCATGGGTGCTGCGGCGCTGCAGAAGCGCCTGCAGAACTTCGACCTCGAGGCCGAGGTTGAGCTGCTCCGCGAGATCATCGCCACCGGCAAGGGCCAGAAGAAGACCCGCGCCATCAAGCGCCTCAAGGTCGTCACCTCGTTCCTGACGACGGACAACAACCCCGACGGCATGGTCCTGGACTGCGTCCCGGTCATCCCGCCGGACCTGCGTCCGATGGTGCAGCTGGACGGTGGCCGCTTCGCGACCTCCGACCTCAACGACCTCTACCGTCGCGTGATCAACCGCAACAACCGGCTCAAGCGACTGCTTGACCTGGGTGCGCCGGAGATCATCGTCAACAACGAGAAGCGGATGCTGCAGGAGGCCGTCGACTCGCTGTTCGACAACGGTCGCCGCGGTCGCGCCGTCACCGGCCCGGGCAACCGGCCGCTGAAGTCGCTGTCCGACATGCTCAAGGGCAAGCAGGGTCGCTTCCGTCAGAACCTGCTCGGCAAGCGCGTCGACTACTCCGGCCGTTCGGTCATCGTCGTCGGCCCGCAGCTGAAGCTGCACCAGTGCGGTCTGCCCAAGCAGATGGCGCTGGAGTTGTTCAAGCCGTTCGTGATGAAGCGCCTGGTCGACCTGGACCACGCCCAGAACATCAAGTCCGCCAAGCGGATGGTCGAGCGCGGCCGCTCCGTGGTGTGGGACGTGCTCGAGGAGGTCATCACCGACCACCCCGTGCTGCTGAACCGTGCGCCCACGCTGCACCGCCTGGGCATCCAGGCCTTCGAGCCGCAGCTGGTCGAGGGCAAGGCCATCCAGATCCACCCGCTCGTCTGCACCGCCTTCAACGCGGACTTCGACGGTGACCAGATGGCCGTGCACCTGCCCCTGTCGGCAGAGGCGCAGGCCGAGGCCCGGATCCTGATGCTCTCGAGCAACAACATCCTCAAGCCGGCCGACGGTCGCCCGGTGACCATGCCCACCCAGGACATGATCATCGGTCTGTTCCACCTGACCTCGGAGACGTTCGGCACGCCAGAGGTGGCCGAGGATGGTGGGCCGGTGCGGTCCTTCACCTCGATCGCCGAGGCCCGGATGGCCTACGACGCGGGTGCCATCGAGATCGGCACGCCGATCCGGCTGCGCGTGCGGGACACCGCCGCACCGCTGGGTCACGAGCTGCCCGAGGGCAACGAGGTGACCGAGGACGGGATCGCGTCCGAGTTCATCGTCAACACCACGCTGGGCCGCGCGATCTTCAACAACGCGCTGCCGCCGAACTATCCGTTCGTCAACGACGTGGTCGACAAGAAGCGTCTCTCCTCGATCGTCAACGACCTGGCCGAGCGCTACACCAAGGTGCAGGTCGCGGCGTCCCTTGACTCGCTCAAGGACACCGGCTTCCACTGGGCGACGCGCTCGGGCACGACGGTGGCCATCTCCGATGTGATGACCCCGCCGCGCAAGGCCGAGATCCTGGAGTCCTATGACGCCAAGGCCGCCAAGGTCCAGACGCAGTATGAGCGTGGTCTGATCACCGACGACGAGCGCCGTCAGGAGCTCATCGAGATCTGGACCCAGGCGACCAACGAGGTCGCCAAGGAGCTCGAGACCACGATGCCCAAGGACAACACCATCTATCGGATGGTGACCTCGGGTGCTCGAGGCAACTGGTTCCAGCTGCGTCAGATCGCCGGCATGCGTGGCCTGATGGCCAACCCCAAGGGTGAGATCATCCCGCGCCCGATCAAGTCCAACTTCCGTGAGGGCCTGTCGGTGCTGGAGTTCTTCATCTCCACGCACGGTGCCCGCAAGGGGCTGGCCGACACCGCGCTGCGGACCGCCGACTCGGGTTATCTGACCCGTCGTCTGGTGGATGTCAGCCAGGACGTCATCATCCGTGAGGACGACTGCGGCACCGACCGTGGCTTCCTGATGCCGATCGGCGTGCAGACGCCGAGCGGTGACCTGCGCGAGCACGACGACGTCGAGACTGCTGTCTATGCCCGGACCCTGGCACAGGACGTCGAGCACGACGGCACCGTGCTGGCCGAGGCTGGCATCGATCTCGGTGACGTGGTCATCGACGCTCTGGTCGCTGCGGGCGTCGCGGAGGTCAAGGTCCGGTCGGTGCTCACCTGTGAGTCGCTGGTCGGCACCTGCGCCAAGTGCTACGGCCGTTCGCTGGCCACCGGCAAGCTGGTCGACATCGGTGAGGCCGTCGGCATCATCGCGGCCCAGTCCATCGGTGAGCCCGGCACCCAGCTGACGATGCGCACCTTCCACACCGGTGGTGTGGCCGGTGACGACATCACGCAGGGTCTCCCGCGTGTGGTCGAGCTGTTCGAGGCCCGCACGCCGAAGGCGGTCGCCCCGATCGCCGAGGCCACCGGTCGCGTCCAGATCGAGGACACCGACAAGTCCCGTCGGATCCTGCTGGTGCCCGACGACGGCTCCGAGGAGCACGCCTACCCGGTCACCAAGCGGCAGCGTCTGCTGGTTGCCGACGGCGAGCACGTCGAGGTCGGCCGTCAGCTGGTCCAGGGTGCGATCGACCCCAAGCAGGTCCTGCGCATCCTCGGCCCGCGTGCTGCCCAGCAGCACCTGGTCGATGAGGTCCAGAAGGTCTACCGCCAGCAGGGTGTGTCGATCCACGACAAGCACATCGAGGTCATCGTGCGGCAGATGCTGCGCCGGATCACGATCATCGAGGCCGGTGACGCCCAGCTGCTGCCGGGTGAGCTGGTCGAGCGTGGTCGCTTCGAGACCGAGAACCGTCGCGTCGTGTCCGAGTCCGGCAAGCCGGCCTCGGGTCGTCCCGAGCTGATGGGCATCACGAAGGCCTCGCTGGCCACCGACTCGTGGCTGTCCGCGGCGTCCTTCCAGGAGACCACCCGGGTGCTCACGGAGGCGGCCATGCAGGCCAAGTCCGACCCGCTGCTGGGCCTGAAGGAGAACGTCATCCTCGGCAAGTTGATCCCGGCTGGCACGGGTCTGCCGCGTTACCGCAACCTCACCGTGGAGCCCACGGAGGAGGCCAAGGCAGCGGCCTACGCCGTCCCGGACTACGACCAGTTCGAGTACCCCGCCTTCGGGCCGGGCTCGGGCGAGGCCGTCCGACTGGACGACCTGTCTGTCGGAGACGACCGCTTCTGA
- a CDS encoding VOC family protein, with the protein MRAQIDHIVLAGPDLTELEEYAEAHLGIRPQPGGAHPGVGTRNSLLGLGGQRYLELVAPDPEQPDPAQPRPFRVDEVTEPTLTGWALRAQGLPERVARARERGLDPGDPRPMSRRRPDGEELSWELTSLGTSLDGMVPFLIDWGSTPHPSEGLPAVKLVTVRLRHPQAARLSSALEALDAPRGPIQLRVAEPVRMSLVIATDEGSVTLG; encoded by the coding sequence ATGCGGGCACAGATTGACCACATCGTCCTGGCCGGACCGGACCTCACCGAGCTTGAGGAGTATGCCGAGGCGCACCTCGGCATACGGCCTCAGCCAGGCGGTGCCCACCCGGGAGTGGGCACGCGCAACTCGCTGCTCGGCCTCGGTGGCCAGCGCTATCTTGAGCTGGTCGCACCAGACCCCGAGCAACCCGACCCTGCCCAACCGCGCCCGTTCCGCGTGGACGAGGTCACCGAGCCGACGCTGACCGGCTGGGCGCTGCGGGCCCAGGGCCTGCCCGAGCGGGTGGCGCGGGCCCGCGAGCGCGGCCTCGACCCGGGCGACCCCCGTCCGATGAGCCGGAGGCGACCGGACGGCGAGGAGTTGTCGTGGGAGCTCACCTCGCTCGGCACGAGTCTGGACGGGATGGTGCCCTTCCTCATCGACTGGGGGAGCACGCCGCACCCGAGCGAGGGACTGCCGGCCGTCAAGCTCGTGACAGTGCGGCTGCGACACCCGCAGGCGGCGCGCCTCAGCAGTGCCCTGGAGGCGCTCGACGCGCCACGTGGTCCGATCCAGCTCCGCGTCGCCGAGCCCGTGCGGATGTCCCTGGTGATCGCCACGGACGAGGGCAGCGTCACGCTCGGCTAG
- the rplL gene encoding 50S ribosomal protein L7/L12: MAKLTTEELLESFKEMSLIELSEFVKQFEETFNVTAAAPVAVAGAAPAGGGGEAAAVEEQSEFDVVLESAGDKKIQVIKEVRSLTSLGLKEAKDLVDGAPKPILEGVDKDAAEKAKEALEGAGATVTLK; the protein is encoded by the coding sequence ATGGCGAAGCTGACCACCGAGGAGCTCCTGGAGAGCTTCAAGGAGATGTCCCTGATCGAGCTCTCCGAGTTCGTGAAGCAGTTCGAGGAGACCTTCAACGTCACCGCAGCGGCCCCGGTTGCCGTCGCGGGCGCTGCTCCCGCCGGAGGCGGCGGCGAGGCCGCTGCTGTCGAGGAGCAGAGCGAGTTCGACGTCGTCCTCGAGTCCGCTGGCGACAAGAAGATCCAGGTCATCAAGGAGGTCCGTTCGCTGACCTCCCTGGGCCTGAAGGAGGCCAAGGACCTCGTCGATGGCGCCCCGAAGCCGATCCTGGAGGGTGTCGACAAGGACGCCGCCGAGAAGGCCAAGGAGGCGCTCGAGGGCGCCGGAGCCACCGTCACCCTCAAGTGA
- the rplJ gene encoding 50S ribosomal protein L10 — protein sequence MATAAKAAAIAEMTDLFRNSGAAVLTEYRGLTVAQLTELRGSIREHATYAVVKNTLTKLAANEAGVTDLDEHLQGPTAIAFVTGDPVEAAKGLRDFAKANPDLVIKAGVLDGKPLSSEEITKLADLESRETLLAKLAGAMNASLTNAVYLFAAPLSQTARVVDALRAKVEQEGPQGGSAADSAAAETAEAEPAAADEAPVETAEAPAAAEETTTDVAEGGDDS from the coding sequence ATGGCGACTGCTGCGAAGGCTGCTGCCATTGCCGAGATGACGGACCTGTTCCGCAACTCGGGTGCGGCCGTGCTCACTGAGTACCGCGGACTGACCGTGGCCCAGCTGACCGAGCTGCGAGGCTCGATCCGCGAGCACGCGACCTATGCCGTGGTGAAGAACACGCTCACCAAGCTTGCTGCCAACGAGGCCGGAGTCACCGACCTTGACGAGCACCTGCAGGGCCCCACTGCGATCGCCTTCGTCACCGGTGACCCGGTCGAGGCTGCCAAGGGCCTGCGTGACTTTGCCAAGGCCAACCCTGACCTGGTGATCAAGGCGGGTGTGCTCGACGGCAAGCCGTTGAGCTCCGAGGAGATCACCAAACTCGCCGACCTTGAGTCGCGCGAGACCCTGCTGGCCAAGTTGGCCGGGGCCATGAACGCCTCGCTGACGAACGCCGTCTACCTGTTCGCCGCGCCGCTGTCTCAGACGGCTCGCGTGGTCGACGCGCTCCGCGCGAAGGTCGAGCAGGAAGGTCCCCAGGGAGGATCTGCGGCGGATTCCGCTGCCGCCGAGACCGCAGAGGCCGAGCCGGCCGCTGCGGACGAGGCACCGGTCGAGACCGCGGAGGCCCCGGCCGCTGCGGAGGAGACCACCACCGACGTCGCCGAGGGTGGCGACGACAGCTGA
- a CDS encoding GNAT family N-acetyltransferase: MNGAERSEDVDRVVSMLRSALPVTTGRCVLREVRVGDVEAVHAYRGLPEVTRYLGHPPLSREQVGELVAGWRKDRAAVTVVCEQDGQVVGDVRVWCRPSAAMRPATTRHVDAGLGYAFHPAVHGQGLATESAGTVLELVLGPGGVRRVTARVFAPATASARLLARLGFTQDGCDRAAVLAPDGLSWWDDQLWSRLGAPARMP; encoded by the coding sequence GTGAACGGTGCAGAGCGGTCCGAGGACGTCGACCGAGTCGTGTCGATGCTGCGGAGCGCGCTGCCAGTGACCACCGGGCGGTGCGTGCTGCGCGAGGTGCGGGTGGGCGACGTCGAGGCCGTCCACGCCTATCGGGGGCTGCCAGAGGTCACCCGCTATCTGGGGCACCCGCCGTTGAGCCGTGAGCAGGTGGGCGAACTCGTTGCGGGATGGCGAAAAGACCGAGCGGCCGTGACGGTGGTGTGTGAGCAGGACGGCCAGGTGGTCGGCGACGTGCGAGTCTGGTGCCGTCCCAGCGCGGCGATGCGGCCGGCGACGACCAGGCACGTGGACGCCGGCCTCGGCTATGCCTTCCACCCGGCCGTGCACGGGCAGGGACTGGCGACCGAGAGCGCGGGAACCGTGCTCGAGCTTGTGCTCGGCCCCGGTGGCGTCCGGAGAGTGACGGCGCGGGTCTTCGCGCCCGCGACCGCGTCGGCCAGGCTGCTCGCCCGACTGGGCTTCACCCAGGACGGGTGCGACCGCGCGGCAGTGCTCGCACCGGACGGGTTGAGTTGGTGGGACGATCAGCTCTGGAGCCGGCTGGGTGCACCTGCGCGTATGCCGTAG